In Rhodanobacteraceae bacterium, a single genomic region encodes these proteins:
- a CDS encoding cupin domain-containing protein, producing MKPILNLADAPQVEIAHGDRFEARMRRLAHPLGATRIGSNVTSVPPGKAAFPAHHHFANEEHFFVLAGTGVLRYGDEWYEVGPQDYIYCAPGSSEHAHQLINTGNVDLVYLAISTLQVPEVVGYPDSHKTGVAVAPFGQPPPRFLVEDKLKDTKGYWDDENGHAIDQIFRGE from the coding sequence ATGAAGCCGATCCTGAACCTGGCCGATGCGCCCCAGGTAGAAATCGCCCACGGCGACCGCTTTGAGGCCCGGATGCGCCGCCTGGCGCACCCGCTCGGAGCCACCAGGATCGGCAGCAATGTCACCAGCGTGCCGCCCGGCAAGGCGGCATTCCCGGCGCACCACCATTTCGCCAACGAGGAGCACTTTTTCGTGCTCGCCGGCACCGGCGTGCTGCGCTACGGCGACGAGTGGTACGAGGTGGGCCCGCAGGACTACATCTACTGCGCGCCCGGTTCCTCCGAGCATGCGCACCAGCTGATCAACACCGGCAACGTGGACCTGGTGTACCTCGCGATCTCCACCCTGCAGGTGCCCGAGGTCGTCGGCTACCCGGACAGCCACAAGACCGGCGTGGCCGTCGCGCCGTTCGGCCAGCCGCCGCCGCGCTTCCTGGTCGAGGACAAGCTCAAGGACACCAAGGGCTACTGGGACGACGAGAACGGACACGCCATCGATCAGATTTTCCGCGGCGAGTAG
- a CDS encoding TMEM43 family protein has translation MLDEVEIEGTDDGSSDEGGSWFSRASGGTRTFSAGFIFLASLFVLFWNESYSKKHADGLAELADQVQSAQLGAVNPALDGKPIHLSARVHSQAGARDPFFGIGTDGAVLYRHVEMFQWIEYEETTGRGRKKRTTYHYEQGWDSEYHDSSQFHQPQGHENPRPVLESDGFFAADARFGPYRFDSEEVARQALWEIDTPDEPNSLGNWPKYLQELPRISSGLAAKRWYQLEPGVYYRGNEASNEPELGDLQVSFYAYSNDYPLTLIARQEGEHLYPWRASNGDEILLAAGGTLDARSLVRMAEEQQDSLTHTLRIVGLAGAVIGAAGVASWLGGFLSMIPVVGRLVSVSLAIAGGLFGLIAGLVTIVVGWLAARPWIAALLLIAIGSAVTWAIQKRRKADQAAQRARRASSLAAAARARAAQALQAATPAGMVPATAGGPALPPPPPPGPGGPPAAKAAWAAKLGATPGAQKPPVKAPPPPPVETREELPPLEWTPGLISTKPPAVRTPAAETPRASERPAAPAAPVAPPRPAAPAAASPPAAPGGIPGFDMVDARPPAAPGPIPGFDLIDAPPASKPAAPVIPGFDIIEAPTATAAPPTPRTPSPARPAAPPSIPGFDVVEQRRPAEPLFDTVPLRDASAPRFDLLPMDEGNSEFPDLPMQGALSSPITQPVPVSAPAPQPAPARTPAPAPAAPKNVRIALGTKGEYALNKIVRHHPDGRQDVICFELMRAGQPVKRGTQDEVKEALRQALMAGR, from the coding sequence ATGCTGGACGAGGTTGAGATCGAGGGCACGGACGACGGCAGCAGCGACGAGGGCGGAAGTTGGTTCAGCCGCGCCAGCGGTGGCACGCGCACCTTCAGCGCAGGCTTCATCTTCCTCGCTTCGCTGTTCGTGCTGTTCTGGAACGAGAGCTACTCGAAGAAGCACGCCGACGGCCTCGCCGAACTGGCTGACCAGGTGCAGAGCGCGCAGCTCGGCGCGGTCAATCCGGCGCTGGATGGCAAGCCGATTCACCTCAGCGCGCGGGTCCACAGCCAGGCCGGCGCGCGCGATCCCTTCTTCGGCATCGGTACCGACGGCGCGGTGCTCTATCGCCATGTCGAGATGTTCCAGTGGATCGAGTACGAGGAAACCACCGGACGCGGGCGCAAGAAGCGGACCACCTATCACTACGAACAGGGCTGGGACTCCGAGTATCACGATTCCAGCCAGTTCCATCAGCCGCAGGGCCACGAGAACCCCAGGCCGGTGCTCGAGAGCGACGGCTTTTTCGCCGCGGATGCGCGCTTTGGTCCCTATCGCTTCGACAGCGAGGAGGTTGCGCGCCAGGCGCTGTGGGAGATCGATACTCCGGACGAACCCAACAGCCTCGGCAATTGGCCGAAGTATCTGCAGGAGCTGCCGCGGATCAGCAGCGGGTTGGCCGCCAAACGCTGGTACCAGCTGGAGCCGGGCGTTTACTACCGCGGCAACGAAGCCTCCAATGAGCCCGAGCTCGGCGATCTCCAGGTCAGTTTCTACGCCTACTCCAACGACTATCCGCTGACCCTGATCGCGCGCCAGGAGGGCGAGCATCTGTACCCGTGGCGCGCCAGCAACGGCGACGAAATCCTGCTGGCGGCCGGCGGGACCCTGGACGCGCGGTCCCTCGTCAGGATGGCCGAGGAGCAGCAGGACAGCCTCACCCATACCTTGCGGATCGTAGGGCTGGCCGGTGCGGTGATCGGCGCCGCCGGTGTTGCCAGCTGGCTCGGCGGCTTCCTGAGCATGATCCCGGTGGTCGGGCGCCTGGTCTCGGTCTCGCTCGCGATTGCCGGCGGCCTGTTCGGACTGATTGCGGGCCTCGTCACCATCGTGGTCGGCTGGCTCGCGGCGCGGCCGTGGATCGCCGCGCTGCTGCTGATCGCGATCGGAAGCGCCGTGACCTGGGCGATCCAGAAGCGGCGCAAGGCGGACCAGGCCGCGCAACGCGCCAGGCGGGCCAGCAGCCTGGCCGCAGCGGCGCGCGCGCGGGCAGCGCAGGCACTGCAGGCGGCCACCCCGGCGGGCATGGTGCCGGCGACCGCGGGAGGCCCCGCATTGCCACCGCCGCCGCCGCCCGGCCCGGGCGGTCCGCCTGCCGCCAAGGCGGCCTGGGCAGCCAAACTCGGCGCGACACCGGGCGCCCAGAAGCCGCCGGTCAAGGCACCGCCACCGCCACCGGTCGAGACGCGTGAGGAGTTGCCGCCCCTGGAATGGACTCCGGGCCTGATCTCGACCAAGCCACCCGCGGTGCGCACGCCTGCGGCTGAAACGCCGCGCGCATCGGAACGGCCGGCCGCACCCGCAGCGCCGGTTGCGCCACCTCGACCCGCCGCGCCCGCAGCCGCCAGCCCGCCGGCCGCGCCTGGAGGCATTCCCGGATTCGACATGGTCGATGCCCGTCCGCCGGCGGCGCCGGGCCCGATTCCCGGCTTCGACCTGATTGACGCGCCGCCGGCATCCAAACCAGCCGCGCCGGTCATTCCCGGGTTCGACATCATCGAGGCCCCAACGGCAACCGCCGCGCCGCCGACTCCGCGCACTCCGTCCCCGGCGCGCCCCGCGGCGCCGCCGTCAATTCCCGGGTTCGACGTGGTCGAGCAGCGCCGCCCCGCAGAGCCGCTGTTCGACACCGTGCCACTGCGCGATGCATCCGCCCCGCGCTTCGACCTGCTGCCGATGGACGAGGGCAACAGTGAGTTCCCGGACTTGCCCATGCAGGGCGCATTGTCCTCGCCCATCACGCAGCCGGTGCCCGTTTCCGCGCCGGCACCCCAGCCCGCTCCCGCACGCACACCGGCGCCAGCGCCCGCCGCGCCGAAAAACGTGCGCATCGCACTTGGCACCAAGGGCGAGTACGCGCTGAACAAGATCGTGCGCCACCACCCCGACGGCCGCCAGGACGTGATCTGCTTCGAACTCATGCGCGCAGGCCAGCCGGTCAAGCGCGGCACCCAGGATGAGGTCAAGGAAGCGCTGCGACAGGCGCTGATGGCGGGACGCTGA
- a CDS encoding DUF2750 domain-containing protein, producing MTYALDHTEFQRISRLPASARLDEFIARVALHQQVWGLRSAGGWAVVDAEGEDCFPVWPHPDFASAWAIGDLSDCTPQAIALDAWLKKWTPGMEADGTLVLVFPTNDDDDEGLVIEPGELAEELRGAGA from the coding sequence ATGACCTACGCCCTGGACCACACGGAATTCCAGCGCATCAGCCGCCTGCCGGCGAGCGCGCGACTGGATGAGTTCATTGCCCGGGTTGCACTGCACCAGCAGGTATGGGGCTTGCGCAGCGCCGGTGGCTGGGCGGTGGTGGACGCCGAAGGCGAAGACTGCTTTCCGGTCTGGCCGCACCCGGATTTCGCCAGCGCCTGGGCCATCGGCGACCTCTCCGACTGCACCCCGCAGGCGATCGCGCTCGATGCCTGGCTGAAGAAATGGACCCCCGGCATGGAGGCCGACGGCACGCTGGTGCTGGTGTTCCCGACCAACGACGACGACGACGAGGGCCTGGTGATCGAACCCGGGGAACTGGCCGAGGAGTTGCGCGGCGCGGGAGCCTGA
- a CDS encoding sterol desaturase family protein, with amino-acid sequence MNPIVYAIPVFFALMALEWAVAHARGQRAFRLGDTINSVGLGAISQISGLYARLLGFGVYVAAYEALALWQLPADAWWVWALGLLCYDFMYYWHHRLGHEIGVLWAAHVVHHQSEDYNLGTALRQTSSGFLLGWVFYLPLAVAGIPPLVFGAVALIDLLYQYWIHTEQVGRLGWFDRVFASPSNHRVHHAVNDRYVDKNYGGILILWDRLFGTFEDERADDKPVYGTRKPLHSLDPIWANLEVYAALARMSWRTRNWLDKLRVWIKPPGWQPPDLAASEPHPPFQIAALREYDPPLAGPAAVYAGLLFLLLIAAGTHVLALGGGAPLAGLPGGAYAAWVVLSLWALGRWTEARTESRWTLSTLQAAGAAAAALHGAPVVAGVLGGAAVAAVMLARSR; translated from the coding sequence ATGAATCCGATCGTCTACGCCATTCCGGTCTTCTTTGCGCTGATGGCGCTGGAATGGGCGGTCGCGCATGCGCGCGGCCAGCGCGCCTTCCGCCTCGGCGACACCATCAACAGCGTGGGCCTGGGCGCGATCTCGCAGATCAGCGGGCTGTACGCGCGGCTGCTCGGTTTCGGGGTCTACGTGGCGGCCTACGAGGCGCTGGCGCTGTGGCAGCTGCCGGCGGATGCCTGGTGGGTGTGGGCGCTCGGCCTGCTGTGCTACGACTTCATGTACTACTGGCACCATCGCCTCGGCCACGAGATAGGCGTGCTGTGGGCGGCGCACGTGGTGCACCACCAGAGCGAGGACTACAACCTCGGCACCGCGCTCAGGCAGACCAGCAGCGGCTTCCTGCTCGGCTGGGTGTTCTACCTGCCGCTGGCGGTCGCCGGGATCCCGCCGCTGGTGTTCGGCGCGGTCGCGCTGATCGATCTGCTTTACCAGTACTGGATCCACACCGAGCAGGTCGGGCGCCTCGGCTGGTTCGACCGGGTGTTCGCCTCGCCATCGAATCATCGCGTGCACCATGCGGTGAACGACCGCTATGTGGACAAGAACTATGGCGGCATCCTGATCCTGTGGGACCGGCTGTTCGGCACCTTCGAGGACGAGCGCGCGGACGACAAGCCGGTGTACGGCACGCGCAAGCCGCTGCACAGTCTGGACCCGATCTGGGCCAACCTGGAGGTTTACGCGGCCCTGGCGCGGATGAGCTGGCGCACGCGCAACTGGCTGGACAAGCTGCGCGTGTGGATCAAGCCGCCCGGCTGGCAACCGCCCGACCTGGCGGCCAGCGAGCCGCACCCGCCGTTCCAGATCGCCGCGCTGCGCGAATACGATCCGCCGCTGGCCGGCCCGGCGGCGGTTTACGCAGGCCTGCTGTTCCTGCTGCTGATCGCCGCCGGCACCCATGTGCTCGCGCTTGGCGGCGGCGCGCCGCTGGCCGGCCTTCCGGGCGGCGCCTACGCGGCCTGGGTGGTGCTGTCGCTATGGGCGCTGGGACGCTGGACCGAGGCGAGGACCGAATCCCGCTGGACCTTGAGCACGCTGCAGGCCGCCGGCGCGGCCGCCGCGGCACTGCATGGCGCGCCCGTGGTGGCGGGGGTGCTGGGGGGGGCGGCGGTTGCGGCGGTCATGCTGGCACGCTCGCGCTGA
- a CDS encoding sigma-70 family RNA polymerase sigma factor → MFAWLKSRPALALDDFHRVLAERSGRWYSACLRITRDAALAEDAVQDALLRAWDKRAHFRGEAELDTWIHRIAINAAIDLMRRLRPQMVAGPAEDDDRVAPDTPDSVHLSQAFADGLYGAMQALSELERCCFVLKHVEQWKLVEIADEMKISPDSVKQALFRALRKLRVVMDPWRSEA, encoded by the coding sequence ATGTTTGCCTGGCTCAAATCGCGCCCCGCGCTGGCGCTGGACGACTTCCACCGGGTGCTCGCCGAGCGCTCGGGGCGTTGGTATTCGGCTTGCCTGCGGATCACGCGGGACGCCGCGCTGGCCGAAGACGCGGTGCAGGATGCGCTGCTGCGCGCCTGGGACAAGCGCGCGCATTTCCGCGGCGAGGCGGAGCTGGATACCTGGATCCACCGCATCGCGATCAACGCGGCGATCGACCTGATGCGCCGGCTGCGGCCACAGATGGTGGCCGGGCCGGCGGAGGACGATGACCGCGTGGCGCCGGACACGCCCGACTCGGTGCACCTGTCGCAGGCCTTCGCCGATGGACTGTACGGCGCGATGCAGGCCCTGAGCGAACTCGAACGCTGCTGCTTCGTGCTCAAGCATGTCGAGCAGTGGAAGCTGGTCGAGATCGCGGACGAGATGAAGATCAGCCCGGACAGCGTCAAGCAGGCGCTGTTCCGGGCCTTGCGCAAATTGCGGGTGGTCATGGACCCCTGGCGGAGCGAAGCATGA
- a CDS encoding OmpA family protein: MRRMFALASFVLALPLAAADLPQSQDHPLLGRVGGSEIVGYDSKRFDSYSFQTSTFKEYDLAARKRVYAQPPVTVEGKRTTIWYEAPGLSALEMLRQYQAELAGKGFEIVYDSSRDPAAGQFTNFLAPFFDNEPRNNRSEYVLYAASDSTVKSATLKRAGDDGETWVSLITVEWPQPDATYKSVQGAYAAVEVIEVAGMKKDIQFVSASEMQQALTVAGKVALYGIYFDTNQATLKPESQPTLAEIARLLKEDPALKVHVVGHTDNQGGLDFNLGLSKRRAEAVRAALVAEHAIDAARLAANGVSYLAPVASNADEAGRAKNRRVELVPF, encoded by the coding sequence ATGCGTCGAATGTTTGCCCTCGCGTCCTTCGTCCTGGCCCTGCCGCTGGCCGCCGCCGACCTGCCGCAAAGCCAGGACCACCCGCTGCTCGGCCGCGTAGGCGGCAGCGAGATCGTTGGTTATGACAGCAAGCGCTTCGACAGCTACAGCTTCCAGACCAGCACCTTCAAGGAGTACGACCTCGCAGCGCGCAAGCGGGTTTACGCGCAGCCGCCGGTGACGGTGGAAGGCAAGCGCACCACGATCTGGTACGAGGCGCCGGGCTTGAGCGCGCTGGAGATGTTGCGCCAGTACCAGGCGGAACTGGCCGGCAAGGGTTTCGAGATCGTTTACGACTCCAGCCGCGATCCGGCCGCGGGCCAATTCACCAACTTTCTCGCGCCCTTCTTCGACAACGAGCCGCGCAACAACCGAAGCGAATACGTGCTGTACGCGGCGAGCGACTCGACCGTGAAGAGCGCCACCCTCAAGCGCGCCGGCGACGATGGCGAAACCTGGGTCTCGCTGATCACGGTCGAATGGCCGCAGCCGGATGCCACCTACAAGTCGGTGCAGGGCGCCTATGCCGCGGTCGAGGTGATCGAGGTCGCGGGGATGAAGAAGGACATCCAGTTCGTCTCCGCCAGCGAGATGCAGCAGGCGCTGACGGTGGCCGGCAAGGTCGCCCTCTACGGCATCTACTTCGACACCAACCAGGCGACCCTGAAGCCCGAATCGCAGCCGACCCTCGCCGAGATCGCGCGACTGCTGAAGGAAGACCCGGCACTCAAGGTGCATGTGGTCGGCCACACCGACAACCAGGGCGGCCTGGACTTCAACCTCGGCCTGTCCAAACGCCGCGCCGAAGCGGTGCGCGCCGCGCTGGTGGCCGAGCACGCCATCGACGCCGCCCGCCTGGCCGCCAACGGCGTCAGCTACCTCGCACCGGTCGCCAGCAACGCGGATGAAGCCGGACGCGCGAAGAACCGGCGGGTGGAGTTGGTGCCGTTTTGA
- a CDS encoding rhomboid family intramembrane serine protease, protein MDIRSLPDDAYTPAAIKRDRRRLETALFWGAVFVALLWLVSLAETVAGVKFTALGLAPREPLGLVGIFGAPLVHGSIGHLVANSLPTFVMVTLGMYAVPRATFKAIPLIWVLSGALVWIFGRESVHIGASGVTHGLMSLLFLLGVLRRDRVTLSIAFVVFFLYGSMLYGFLPGEAGISFEYHGGGLVAGALAAVLYRKLDPPPPERRYSWEEEPEPEDEIEASGDPLEPPPPIDVKPLWDGPTPPSRGVVIRFPVRSRGEGEEPPRTLH, encoded by the coding sequence ATGGATATCCGCTCGCTTCCCGATGACGCCTACACGCCGGCCGCGATCAAGCGCGATCGCCGGCGCCTGGAAACCGCGCTGTTCTGGGGCGCGGTGTTCGTCGCGCTGCTGTGGCTGGTGTCGCTGGCGGAAACTGTCGCCGGCGTGAAGTTCACCGCGCTGGGCCTCGCCCCGCGCGAGCCGCTGGGACTGGTCGGTATCTTCGGCGCGCCGCTGGTGCATGGCTCCATCGGCCATCTGGTAGCCAACAGCCTGCCCACCTTCGTGATGGTCACGCTCGGCATGTACGCGGTGCCGCGCGCCACCTTCAAGGCAATCCCGCTGATCTGGGTCCTGTCAGGCGCGTTGGTCTGGATTTTCGGCCGCGAGTCGGTGCATATCGGCGCCAGCGGCGTCACCCATGGACTGATGAGCCTGTTGTTCTTGCTCGGCGTGCTGCGTCGCGATCGCGTGACCCTGTCGATCGCCTTCGTCGTGTTCTTCCTCTATGGCTCGATGCTCTACGGCTTCCTGCCGGGCGAGGCGGGGATCAGCTTCGAATACCATGGCGGCGGCCTGGTCGCCGGCGCGCTGGCAGCGGTGCTGTACCGCAAGCTCGATCCGCCGCCGCCGGAGCGCCGCTACAGTTGGGAGGAGGAACCGGAACCGGAGGATGAGATAGAGGCATCGGGTGATCCGCTCGAACCGCCGCCGCCGATCGACGTCAAGCCGCTGTGGGATGGACCCACGCCGCCCAGTCGTGGCGTGGTGATCCGCTTTCCGGTGCGTTCGCGGGGCGAGGGCGAGGAGCCGCCGCGGACCCTGCACTAG
- a CDS encoding protein kinase: MAQRSKVGHYDIVAELGRGGMGVVYKGFEPSLQRHVAIKMLSEALADDTLVVERFFREARSMAQLNDPHIVQIYLVGEDQGQPYFAMEFVEGESLSQRLKREHRLEPFEAARVLLQVAQGLAAAHDRGVIHRDIKPANLLITQRGVVKVADFGIALATSDFNKKLTGTGQFVGTPGYLSPEVCLGKPVDQRSDIFALGIVFFEMLAGQTPYKDESPLGMMLEVVQAEIPDVRAINESVDPRLSEILKRMVAKEPGDRYSDCHQLIADLVAAGVNAATPVTPARAQLAPVLETAVNMPTPPELRRPTPPPALPAVPAPGYHTQPSAEQPMPVAAPVPAQPSRPALVQTRKSSALPWAAAIVALVAAGGGAAWYLQNENSTAASDVPATVAAVNPGMDITVPSAAPATPSPVEPSAQVATTTANPPPAEPVPAAEPVPAAALPNVSEPAPAVAEVRPAPAVAEPPPAPSAPETMAPAEAAPVTVAEAAPVSAGQAPRASAPQVEPSPQSAAIGARLADIRDQRRERREARASAAPPRQYAKAETAPSVAEPAHSGPPRVLVLSQGDAAVAGSAELAIEERLEEIGLVLVDEDFTAGLSGIENGGRDLASIAATAGRHAEFVVFVRVVPIGQQELTFYGESMTQYTARIDVAAFDVRARRKMGAGWNAQVSFTHLNADPNTREAIAPVLGRMAQGFGGRGRG, encoded by the coding sequence ATGGCACAGCGCAGCAAGGTTGGTCATTACGACATCGTCGCCGAACTCGGGCGCGGTGGCATGGGCGTGGTCTACAAGGGCTTCGAGCCCTCGCTGCAGCGACATGTGGCGATCAAGATGCTGTCGGAGGCGCTGGCCGACGACACCCTGGTGGTCGAGCGCTTCTTCCGCGAGGCGCGCAGCATGGCGCAGCTCAACGATCCGCACATCGTGCAGATCTACCTGGTCGGCGAGGACCAGGGCCAGCCCTATTTCGCGATGGAATTCGTCGAGGGCGAGTCGCTCAGCCAGCGGCTGAAGCGCGAGCACCGGCTGGAGCCCTTCGAGGCCGCGCGCGTCCTGCTGCAGGTGGCGCAGGGCCTGGCGGCCGCGCATGACCGCGGCGTGATCCACCGCGACATCAAGCCGGCCAACCTGCTGATCACCCAGCGCGGGGTGGTCAAGGTGGCCGACTTCGGCATCGCGCTGGCCACCTCGGACTTCAACAAGAAGCTCACCGGCACCGGCCAGTTCGTTGGCACGCCGGGCTATCTGTCGCCCGAGGTCTGTCTGGGCAAGCCGGTCGACCAGCGCTCGGACATCTTCGCGCTCGGCATCGTGTTCTTCGAGATGCTCGCCGGGCAGACGCCGTACAAGGACGAGTCGCCGCTCGGCATGATGCTGGAAGTGGTCCAGGCCGAGATCCCGGACGTGCGCGCGATCAATGAATCGGTCGACCCGCGCCTGTCCGAGATCCTCAAGCGCATGGTCGCGAAGGAGCCGGGCGACCGCTACAGCGATTGCCACCAGCTGATTGCCGACCTGGTCGCCGCCGGGGTCAACGCCGCCACCCCGGTCACACCGGCGCGCGCGCAGTTGGCGCCGGTGCTGGAGACCGCGGTCAACATGCCGACCCCGCCCGAGCTGCGCCGCCCGACGCCGCCGCCGGCATTGCCCGCCGTGCCCGCGCCGGGCTACCACACCCAGCCGTCGGCCGAGCAGCCGATGCCGGTGGCCGCGCCGGTCCCGGCACAGCCGTCGCGTCCCGCGCTGGTGCAGACGCGCAAGTCCTCGGCGCTGCCGTGGGCCGCGGCGATCGTCGCGCTGGTCGCCGCCGGTGGCGGTGCTGCGTGGTACCTGCAAAACGAGAACTCGACCGCTGCGTCGGACGTGCCCGCGACGGTCGCTGCGGTCAATCCGGGTATGGACATCACGGTGCCTTCGGCCGCGCCAGCTACGCCGTCGCCGGTCGAGCCGTCCGCGCAGGTGGCGACCACCACCGCCAATCCGCCGCCCGCCGAGCCCGTGCCCGCCGCCGAGCCCGTCCCCGCAGCCGCACTGCCGAACGTCAGCGAACCCGCGCCGGCTGTGGCCGAGGTCAGACCCGCGCCTGCGGTCGCCGAACCGCCGCCCGCGCCGTCCGCGCCTGAAACCATGGCGCCTGCAGAGGCCGCGCCGGTCACCGTCGCCGAGGCTGCGCCGGTCAGCGCCGGCCAGGCGCCGCGCGCCAGCGCGCCCCAGGTCGAGCCCTCGCCGCAGTCCGCGGCGATCGGCGCGCGCCTGGCCGACATCCGCGACCAGCGTCGCGAACGCCGCGAGGCGCGCGCCAGCGCCGCGCCGCCGCGCCAGTACGCCAAGGCCGAGACGGCACCGTCCGTGGCCGAGCCCGCGCACTCCGGCCCGCCGCGCGTGCTGGTGCTGAGCCAGGGCGACGCTGCGGTTGCCGGCAGCGCCGAGTTGGCCATCGAGGAACGCCTCGAAGAGATCGGTCTGGTGCTGGTCGACGAGGACTTCACTGCCGGGCTCTCGGGCATCGAGAACGGCGGCCGCGACCTCGCCAGCATCGCCGCGACTGCTGGCCGCCACGCCGAGTTCGTGGTGTTCGTGCGCGTGGTGCCGATCGGTCAGCAGGAGCTGACTTTCTACGGCGAATCGATGACCCAGTACACCGCGCGCATCGATGTCGCCGCCTTCGACGTCCGCGCCAGGCGCAAGATGGGCGCCGGCTGGAATGCCCAGGTGAGCTTCACCCACCTCAACGCCGATCCCAACACCCGCGAAGCGATCGCCCCTGTGCTCGGGCGCATGGCGCAGGGCTTTGGCGGGCGCGGCAGGGGCTGA
- a CDS encoding DJ-1/PfpI family protein, whose amino-acid sequence MPLPRADYDPSEAGVSHAVLTAAGHRISFVTPDGQPAQADPLMLDGCGFDAWGRVPGLRRLPLIGLLLRADRRARAAHAAMTRDPAYARPLRYDHIDPQAFDGLLLPGGHAQGMREYLESAVLQQVVAEFFGAGKPVGAICHGVVLAARSTMPGTARSVLHGKRTTALTWAFERKAWMITRWGGRWWDRDYYRTYREQPGEPEGWCSVQAEVTRALAHPEDFLDVPAGAPHHWRKAGGMARDTPDDERPAFVVVDGQYVSARWPGDAHTFARRFESLLR is encoded by the coding sequence ATGCCGCTGCCGCGCGCCGACTACGACCCGAGCGAGGCCGGCGTGAGCCATGCCGTGCTCACGGCCGCGGGGCACCGGATCAGCTTCGTCACGCCGGACGGGCAGCCGGCGCAGGCGGATCCGCTGATGCTGGACGGCTGCGGCTTCGATGCCTGGGGCCGCGTACCGGGGCTGCGCCGGCTGCCGCTGATCGGCCTGCTCCTGCGCGCGGACCGGCGCGCGCGGGCCGCGCACGCGGCGATGACCCGGGACCCTGCGTACGCGCGCCCGCTGCGCTACGACCACATCGATCCGCAGGCTTTCGACGGGCTGCTGCTGCCCGGCGGCCACGCGCAGGGCATGCGCGAGTACCTCGAGAGCGCGGTGCTGCAGCAGGTCGTCGCGGAATTTTTCGGGGCTGGCAAGCCGGTAGGTGCGATCTGCCACGGGGTGGTGCTGGCGGCACGCTCGACCATGCCGGGAACTGCGCGCTCGGTTCTGCACGGAAAGCGCACGACAGCGCTGACCTGGGCCTTCGAGCGCAAGGCCTGGATGATCACGCGCTGGGGCGGCCGCTGGTGGGACCGCGACTACTACCGCACCTATCGCGAGCAGCCGGGCGAGCCGGAAGGCTGGTGCAGCGTGCAGGCCGAGGTCACGCGCGCACTGGCACACCCCGAGGATTTTCTCGATGTGCCGGCGGGCGCACCGCACCACTGGCGCAAGGCCGGCGGCATGGCGCGCGACACCCCGGACGACGAGCGCCCGGCCTTCGTGGTGGTCGACGGCCAGTATGTTTCCGCGCGCTGGCCGGGGGACGCGCACACCTTTGCCAGGCGATTCGAGTCCTTGTTACGCTGA
- a CDS encoding DUF1287 domain-containing protein, producing the protein MRTALRRLVAAWLLAAAPVIAIAQESGLQCLVDASREQIGVTLHYDPTYVRLAYPGGDVPPERGVCTDVLVRAWRRLGIDLQRLVHEDMRAHFARYPQNWGLRAPDRNIDHRRVPNLATFFSRHGQSLGTAGEDAEFLPGDLVTWRLPSGVPHIGIVSDRKSASGTPLVVHNIGAGTREEDMLRGFQLTGHFRYRPAALPEACSRGADDR; encoded by the coding sequence ATGCGCACGGCGTTGCGGCGGCTGGTCGCCGCCTGGCTGCTGGCCGCGGCGCCCGTGATCGCGATCGCGCAGGAATCCGGCCTGCAGTGCCTGGTGGATGCCAGCCGCGAGCAGATCGGCGTGACCCTGCACTACGACCCCACCTATGTCCGCCTGGCCTATCCCGGCGGCGACGTACCGCCCGAGCGTGGCGTGTGCACCGATGTCCTGGTGCGCGCCTGGCGCCGCCTCGGCATCGATCTGCAGCGACTGGTCCACGAGGACATGCGCGCGCATTTCGCACGCTACCCGCAGAACTGGGGCCTGCGCGCTCCGGACCGCAACATCGACCATCGCCGGGTGCCGAACCTCGCCACTTTCTTCAGCCGCCACGGGCAATCCCTCGGCACCGCTGGCGAGGATGCCGAGTTTCTGCCGGGCGACCTGGTCACCTGGCGCCTGCCGTCGGGCGTGCCGCACATCGGGATCGTCTCGGACCGCAAGTCGGCCTCAGGCACGCCGCTGGTGGTGCACAACATCGGCGCCGGTACGCGCGAGGAAGACATGCTCCGCGGCTTTCAGCTGACGGGTCACTTCCGCTACCGTCCGGCGGCGCTGCCCGAGGCCTGTTCACGGGGCGCTGACGACCGTTAA